A single Desulfobulbaceae bacterium DNA region contains:
- the mnmA gene encoding tRNA 2-thiouridine(34) synthase MnmA produces the protein MAQSGSSQKKILVAMSGGVDSSVTAASLVQQGFEVHGVFMRLSQSDVEEQFERVQHIARFLDLPVSMVDLSEPFSAKVLNYFSKTYCQGKTPNPCVICNHEIKFGKLLEFADKQGIEKLATGHYVKTVRDAAGIVHLLKGDDPRKDQSYFLCRLTQAQLQRVIFPLGELTKPKVYELAGQLGLQGKHGKESQDVCFMEGRNLKDFFTDIPPNSGDFVTIAGEIKKKHDGLHNYTVGQRKGLGIPDATPYYVVKLDTDQNQVIIGKEDDLWQDALVVDAMNWLSGSVPDMPQTFDVKIRYRHQASPAVVEALASSGYSIRFAEPQRAITPGQFAVLYKNDELVGGGEIIGDRCD, from the coding sequence ATGGCACAGTCAGGCAGTTCGCAAAAGAAAATTCTGGTGGCGATGAGCGGTGGAGTTGACAGTTCGGTTACCGCGGCGTCTCTTGTTCAGCAGGGTTTTGAGGTGCATGGCGTGTTCATGAGGCTGTCGCAGTCTGATGTGGAGGAACAGTTTGAACGGGTGCAGCATATCGCCAGGTTCCTCGATCTGCCGGTTTCGATGGTCGACTTGTCTGAGCCGTTTAGCGCCAAGGTGTTGAACTATTTCTCAAAGACCTATTGCCAGGGGAAAACACCAAATCCCTGCGTGATCTGTAATCATGAAATCAAGTTCGGTAAACTTCTTGAATTTGCAGACAAACAGGGTATTGAGAAGCTGGCTACCGGCCACTACGTAAAAACAGTTCGGGATGCGGCTGGGATCGTACATTTATTGAAAGGGGATGATCCCCGCAAAGACCAATCCTATTTTCTTTGTCGGTTGACCCAGGCACAGCTGCAAAGGGTCATCTTCCCCCTGGGTGAACTTACCAAGCCTAAGGTCTATGAGTTAGCGGGACAGCTGGGCTTGCAGGGCAAGCATGGCAAGGAAAGCCAGGACGTCTGTTTTATGGAAGGCAGGAATCTCAAAGATTTTTTTACCGATATTCCGCCAAACAGTGGTGATTTTGTCACGATAGCCGGCGAAATCAAGAAAAAGCATGATGGACTCCATAATTACACTGTTGGTCAGCGTAAAGGCCTTGGCATTCCCGATGCGACGCCCTATTATGTGGTGAAGTTAGATACCGACCAGAACCAGGTCATTATTGGCAAAGAAGATGATTTATGGCAGGATGCCCTTGTGGTCGATGCGATGAACTGGTTATCTGGTTCGGTGCCGGATATGCCGCAGACCTTTGATGTGAAAATACGGTATAGGCATCAGGCCTCACCTGCCGTTGTTGAAGCGCTGGCCAGTAGTGGCTATTCTATCCGGTTTGCAGAACCGCAAAGAGCTATAACGCCCGGACAGTTCGCCGTTTTATATAAAAATGATGAGCTTGTTGGCGGTGGAGAGATAATTGGGGATAGATGTGACTAA